AGGGTGCAGAAGGTTTGCACCATGGCCCTCCGGCTGTGGCCCTCTGTTGCCGCGGCGGACATTGTTTTTATCCTTGTGAGGCCATACGTGCAGTACCTCCTCCTTGGCGCAAACATCGAGGCAGGCATCACCTCCATAATCGCACATTTCGTCGCTTTTGCGGCATTCAACCTGACCGCGATATTCTCAAGGAGCCTCATGGACTTTTGGCAGTCGACGAAAAAGAAGAAAAACAACAGCAGCCCGGCTAGCTAAAGTATTTCTCTACCAGCTTTTTCATTTTGTCCCGGTTCATATTCTCGCCTTGCATGATCTCAGGGTGTTTTTCGGTAAGGTGCCTTAGCGCAAACCTCACCTCGTCGCCGCAGAGCTTGCATTTTGCCTTGCCAAACACAGCCAGTCTCTCTTGGATCGACAGATAGATAAAAGCTAGCTAAAGTGAAGGTAGCCTCGGTTTTCAAGCAGCCGCCTGCCTGACGTGACCCGGCCCGTGCCTTTTTTCTTTACGCTACCGATGATGTGCAGGTCGCAGCCTGCCTTTTTTGCCGTCGCCCTTGCCCTTGGTAGCAGGGATTTTGGCATCGTCGCGACTATTTCGTACTCTTCCCCTCCGTGGAACACCAGCTCGTGCGCGTCAAGGCCGTTTGCGCGGGCAAATTCCTGTACGCCGTCTGCCCTTGCCGCGTCATAGTCGACTTTTATGTCGACGTTGCTCTGGACTGCGATTTCATGGAGCGAGGCTGCAAGGCCGTCGCTTGAATCAATCGACGACGAAAAATACCGCGCAAGCGTGATTCCAAACGCCTGCCTAGGCTTGGGCTCCAGCGCCGAGTCTACTGCCGCCGCCCTGAACGCGCCCTGCGCCCTTGCTCCCTTTAGCAAGACTGCAAGCCCAGACGCGGGATAGCCGAACTTGCCGGAAGCAACAACGACATCGCCGGGTTTTGCGCCGCCCCTTTTTGGCATCCTGTTGTCTGCCGCTGTCATGCCTATCATGCTGCAGTCAATGACAAGGTCTCTTGCGGCATTCGTGTCACCTCCCACGATCTTCACGCCAAACTCCCTTGACGCAATCTGGAACCCCCTTGCCAACTCCTCGACGTAGGTTCTGGTAATCTCTTCAGGAAGGCCGAGCGAGATCATCGCCGCCACCGGCCTTGCCCCCTTGGCCGCAAGGTCGCTTGCGCACGCCACTATGCTCTTTCTTGCGACCTGCCACGGGCTCATCTGCGGAGGCACGTCGGTGCTTGCAACAAGCATGTCGGCCTTGAAGACAAGGTTCCTGCCGACTTTTGCCACGTCGTCAAGGTCGGCTATGCCTAGTGCCTGCGAGAATATGCGGATTATTTCCTTCTCATCTAGCCGCTTCTTCTTCATAGACGCGCTGGACCTTCTTGCTCATCTTTTTGTACAGCGACTGCGCCTTTTCGGCACGCGACTCGACAGACACCCGGATGGCGTGTTCGGTGTTTGACGGGCGCACGAGCACCCACGAGTCATCGTCGATTATCCCCTTGACGCCGTCGCCTGTTATCATCTGCGAGCATTCTGCTTTTAGTGCGTCTGGCAATTTCTCAATGACCCTTGCATGCAGCGACGAATCCGCGGCTATCTTGGACCGTATTTGCATAAACTGCGACGCAAACGACAGACAATCCATCATTGCTTTTCTGTCAAGCGTGGCTATGGTTGCAGCCGCCAAGAGCCCGTCGCGGCACATGTTGAACTTGGGCATGATAAAGCCGGCGCTGCTTCCTTCTCCCCCGGCCTCGGCTCCCGTGTCAAGCATCTTGTTCACCACGTTTGCCTCGCCCACCTTGGAGTGCTCTACTGTTCCCCCGCGCTCTTTAACGTACTTGGCAATGGCTACGCTCGTGTCGATGCTTGTCACGAATTTTTTTGCGCCCAGCTCCACCGCGCGGGCGACGCACAGGAGCAGAGTTGCGTCCGGGTTCAGCTTCTCGCCCTTTTCGTTGACTACAACAAGCCTGTCGCCGTCAAGGTCAAGCGCAAAGCCGAGGTCCAGCTTGTTTGCAGTCACAAGCGTACGCAGGTCGGCAAGGTCGTCCGCGGTAGGGTCAGGGCCCCGTGAGGAGACACCCGGGATGCCGTTTATGCTCTGGAATTTCATGCCGAGTTTCTTGAACAGCCTTTCAGAATAGCCGCACGACGCCCCGCCGCCGGCATCGATTCCAACAACTTGCGCGCCGCCGGTGCTGCCGGCGGCAACAAGCGCGGCAACGTCGTCGACATAGCTTGCAGTTGCAGGATACTCCCTGCCTGCGCTCCGGCCTGCAGCAGAAGAAGAAGAACTTGACGCAAGCATCATCTGTTCCAGCTCTTTTTCAAACAGCCCGCGGCCTTCGATGATGAATTTCAGCCCGTTCCATTCAAGCGGGTTGTGCGATGCGGTGACGATGATCCCGGCGCCATATTTTCGCGCCTCCCTGAACGCGGCTGGCGTGGATGCGACTCCCAGGTTGTACACGTCGATGCCGGCTGCCATCAGGCTTGCCGAGACTATTTGCGAGAGGACAGGGCCGGAGGGCCTGGTGTCCCTTGCCACTATGCACTTGCCCGATTTTACAAGATTTGCAAAGCGCCCGGCAAACCGGGCGGCTTCGTGCAGGGTCAGGTCTTGGCCGTAGATTCCCCTTGCCCCGGAGATTGACACCTTCAATGCAGCACCGGGATTCGCTCGCAGATATTTAAGCTGGCGCGAGGATCAGGATGACGCGCACCTTTCTTGGCGCCATGTCATATCCTGCAACAATATGGCGGCACCAGCGAACTTACTTTGGCCGCTTCGTTATTTGGTATATAAATTGAAATTCTTTCTGAAGCCTTATCTGATCAAAGCCAGCGGATTTCTTCATGAAGGAACTGGATATTATCATACCCCATGAACATCTAAATGAAGTAAACAGCATCCTGCACAAGCACCAAGTCGGAGGCATGTATTTTACCCAGATCACTGGGCGGGGCCGCGCCAAGAAGGAGGAAATGGAGGTTCTGGTAGGACCTGATCGATACAAAACAGGAAAGAGATATGTTCCGGAATTTGGCGGCAGAACGATAGTCACGATAATAGTGCCAGACCAGATGGAAAAACCAATCGTTAACGATATCCTCTCCAAGATCAGTACCTGAGAAGCAAGCGACGGCAAGATTTTTGTAAAAACCATCACAGAGGCCTATGACATAGGAACAAAGACATCAGGAGACAAGGCGGCTCTCTAAAAAGAGAGATACGACAGGTTCTGAAGAGCAAGAACATCACTACAGATAGGCCTGATTCTGCCGATGTCGACTAATATCATTTTTTTATCCTTAGACAAGACATCAGCAGTTGGTTAAAAGTTGAAAGAATGACAACATATGCGCACACAAAAAACGAAAGACGGTTGTGAGCACGTTAAATTTTTCTCCGTTATAGGCACATATCATAGATGCAGGAGGAATGATTATAATAGCGATGCCAGAGTCATTGAGAACGAGCGCCCTAGTAGCTCAGCCTGGCAGAGCGAGGGTTTCGTAAACCCTAGGTCGTGGGTCCGAATCCCACCTAGGGCTTTGCTTCTTGTCTCGTCTCACGTATTCCAAGGTTGCAAAGGCGCGCAGCTTGCGCTTAATCTCGCTTCAAAGCTCTTTTACACCTGTCTTTTCCCCAAAATCCACTCGAGGGTTATGTCTGGAAATCGGGTGCGCCACTCCGTGTTGGCGTTCCACCCTCCTGCTTTGGGCTGGCAGCTGCTACAATGTCATCAACATGTAGTATCATGCATGCTGCTTCGGTAGCAGCATTGATGACCTGTTCCTTCACCTTCAACGGTTCATAGATGCCTTTTGCGGACATGTCTGCAATCTTTCCATTGACGATGTCTATTCCAAACCTCGGCTTTGCCGAACCCGCCTTTGCCCTGAGCTGGACTTGTGTATCCAGAGAGTCCATTCCAGCATTTTCTGCCAAGACCATAGCGACTCTTTCAACGCTATCTGCAAATTTCTCGGCTGCCAGCTGTGGTCTGCCCGAAAGCGAACCAGACCACTCTCTGAGTCTCTGCGACAAAAGCCCTTCAGGCGCGCCAGCCCCAACCAGAATATAGGGATACTCTAGAACATCCTTTACCACCATTATTGCATCGTGTACCGACCTTTCAGCTTCGTCTACCACCCTTTGCGATCCTCCCCTTACCAGGATTGAAACAGCCCGAGGATTCTTGCAACCTTCGATGAAAACCCATTTGTCAGACTCTATCTTTCGCTCTTCTACCAGTTTTGCATAGCCCAAATCATCTACGGCAAGTTCCTCGACATTTGCCAGCACTTTCCCTCCTGTCGATTTTGCCAGATTGTTCATATCACTCTCTTTTGCCCTTCTGACTGCAAGTATCCCTGCTTTGGCCAGATAGTGCTGCGCCATGTCATCTATTCCCTTCTGGCATACTACGACATTTGCTCCTGCAGAAGAGATCTTGTCCACCATAGATTTCAGCATGCTATTTTCTTCGTCGAGAAATTTCTGCATCTGCTCTGGTGATTCGATGCTTATTTTTGCATCAAATTCGGTCTTTTCTATCTCCAGAGGACAATTGAGCAGGGCTATGCGAGCATTTTCTATTCTCTTTGGCATTTCGCCGTGAACTACCTCTTTGTCCAGAATAATGCCTTTGACGAGTTTCGTGTCCCTTATCGAGCCTCCAGCTTTTTTCTCCACCTTGATGTTGTCGATGTCAACCTTCAGATTATCACTAATGCTGCCGCGTTCCTCAGCCTTTTCTGCCACATCCAATACCGCATCTACCACCAACTTTGAAAGGTGCCCTTCATCGAACGAGACCAGCTTTGAAGCCATTGCAGTCTGAGCAATTTTGACTAGAGAATCCTTGTCTTCGATATTGACCTTGTCGGCCACCTCTCTAAGAATTGCGACTGCCCTTTCTGCTGCCCTATCATAGCCTTCGATTATTACGGTGGGATGTACGTTTTTTGCTATTAGCTCTTCTGCATTTTCTAGCAGTGCCCCCGCAAGAACCACTGTCGAGGTTGTTCCATCTCCGACCTCGCTGTCAGTCGCCTTGCTGATCTCTACCATCATCTTTGCTGCCGGATGTTGAACATCTATTTCCTTCAAAATAGTCGCACCATCGTTTGTTATGGTGACGTCGCCAAGCGTATCGACGAGCATCTTGTCCATGCCACGCGGGCCTAGGCTTGTGCGCACAATTTCAGCTATCGTCTTGGCTGCGGTGATGTTGTTTCGCTGTGCCTGATAACCCTTAGTTTCACTCGTTCCTTCCTTCAAAAGGACAACAGGTATTGTATTCTGCTGTACTGACATAGTTTATTTCGCCTATGTTAGTGCAATACAATATTACATAGCCAATGATTTACGGGTTTTGGTATTTGAGCTAGCCTGTAATTATGAACATGATTTAATATTTGATACTCCTATATTGTAACCATGGAAGACGAGGTCTTCAAGTCAAGGGCAATTGAGAATGCGATAGGCATATTGCAGGAGAACAAAAAGAAACAGAATTCCAAAGAACTAGACTTTGTCATTGACATTCTGCAAGAAAGAAAACGGCAAGCAAAGTTAGAGAAAGAAGAGAAAATCGGCATGGCATAATATATTATGATACAAAGGAAGATTGGCGAGTATGAAACTTATCTATGCCAATCATGCGCTTCTGCCTATTTGCGATACTGTTCGTTAATCTTATCTTCTAGTTTGAAGTATCAATATGTACAATGAGCGATTCCTCACGTGTTCGCAAGTATAATTACTTCTGTGAAGAATGCGGAATGGCTTTCGACTCCTTTCAGGAATATCTTGAACATTACAGGCTTTACCATCCAAAATCAATAGGCACGGCAATAACATGACACAAGATGGCATTAAAAAGAAGAGCCTATCAAGTAACTATCCCGCTATTAATGACAACAAAATAGCATCCTAGGGGAGGGACTGGCTGAGGATAATAATTATTACCTTCTTTTTCATAATGGCGCCCTTATCCTTAATACTTTAGATGATGTTATATTGTCCGTGTCAACAGCGTTTGAGGATGGTAGACTCGGCCTAGTATTGAAAGGCTACGATTTAGTCCCAAATGCCGCCCTTGAAACAATGATTGCTGTTTATACACTCGAAGTGGCACAAACTATTCTTGATGAGCATCCTAAAATTGTGGATATATGGCTTGAAAAAATACACAAAGAGTACTTGGAAAAGATGAGGTCTTGTGAATTTGAACAGGACCCAGTCGCTTGCTTTAACGTTTCATTATACGAAGAGTTTGAAAAACACTTCAAAAGCTGGCAAGACGGTGGAATAATAGCAATACACCTCCCGCGGAACAGAACTATTAGGCTGAGCAAGAAACCCCTGTTTTCTGTCCAAATGGGCGGAAATCCGGGCGTTGATCGCCATGTATGTGAGAAATGTCTGGCCGTCTTTGCAGGGCTGGATGAACTTGAAAAGCACTATCAAGAAGAACATGCTGCCACAGCCCCGACTGAAAAAGCCAAAAGATATGCAATCAAAACGGAATCAGATATCGACGGATACTATGCTCAGAATCCCATGTGGTGGTAAAAGAGGTCGCTACCATCATTCCATCGGTCAATCTCTTTGGTTGCACCTGTGTTTTTGAGAGGCGTTTTCGTTGCTTGTACGTCTCCATAGGATTTGAAATATTCAACCGCGTTGCATAGCTACAAGATATAGTTTCTAACGTCCTAGTGATGGCGAAGTCTGAGCAGCAATTGAGTACGAGTTAACATTAAAAATCGTGTAACCAGCTGCTAAAAGGAAAGGATGGGAGGTCTGATGACTCGATGACTTGGTCATCCGGCCTGCCTTGATTCGACGTGCACTGCGATTCTCTCAGTATCCCGCTTCAAAGTCCTCGCTGAACGTCAGGTCTTCGCACTTGTAGAAGGCGTTCTTGTACTCATAGTACACAGAGCCCTGATAGTATTCTTCGCATTGGTACTCATTGCCATCCTCGTCAAAGTAGAACCGGCCTTCGTCGTCATACTCGTGATCCTTGAAGGGGTGGTCGAAGAAGATTAGCACCTTACCGTCGTGGTGATGTTCATAGTCAAAGTGCACGAAAAAGTCCGCGCCTACAAAGTCCTTGAAGTAATAGTGGTGTATGATTATCTTGACATTGTTGTAGTAGTTGAAGTCATGTTTGTATTTGAAGAACTTTTTGTGGTGGTTGCTGTAGTACTCCCCTTTACGACCATCTTCATCATCGCCTTGGTCTTCTCTGTCATGGTGTTTGTACTTGTAATATTTTGGGCCTTGGTCATCTTTGCTGTCATCATACAACTTTTTCTCGGACTTGTTGTTGTTATCGCTTCCATCTTCTTCGTTACCACCACTCTTGCCAAAGTCTCCGGGCTTGGATTTATCGGTGGGCGCGTTGTCATCGCTTCCGCCTTTATTATCGTCTAGTTCATTGTCAGATGCTTGATTTGTGGCATCATTTCCTCCGGAGTTGTTATCGTCGCTGGCCGCATTGTCGCTGCCTGTAGCCGTTGAATTTTCATTGCTTGCAGCAGGGTCAGAGGTTGCAGCAGGATTTTCATCACCACCGCCTTGTTCGCTTCCGACGTCCGCAGGAGGCGAGACAGATGTCGCGTTCCCGGAATCAGCTGCAAAGGTGTAAACTGGCAGGAATGTGTATGATGCGAGTCCGACACCAACTATCAATAATGAAAGTGTCAGTGTCATACTTGTCCTTGTTTTACTTGACATGATCGTGAGAACAGATTCTTTGCTTTAAAGCCTTGAGCAGAATCCATACATAAGTTAACTATAAAGTGCAATTCTATTATCCAAAACTGCTAATGCTTGCAGATTATATATTATTGTAGCTAGATTATTTAATCATAGTATTCTCCTGTAACCTCATCCTCAAATGTTTGCACATCAAGGAACTTGGTGCAGCTGTAGGTATTAGGGTTTGATGTGTTGTTAGAGGGGTAAAAAAGAAGAAAAATAGGGAGGCAAGTCCTGTTCACGGTCTTGCATTTTCTCCCATTTTTCGTTACTCCGATAGCTGCGCCGTTGGATAGCTTTTGCCAGATCACGGAGTCGGAGTAGGTGGGAATGGGCTTCCGCCCGGCGCCGTCTCGTTTCCGCCCGGAGTAGTCTACATCATTTTTTGTTTTCTGTTTTTCTTGACATCACGACACTGTCGCAGCCATGATTTTAAAGGCTTGAGCAGAAATGATAGGTAAAGACGCTATTCAGAACATTCATGATAAAATTCGCAGGCATTTACTTTTTAACACATTCTTTGTAAGTTAGTTTTCATCAAGTTTTCTATCAGTATCTTGCGGAAGTTTCTTGTCAAATTTCTTGGAATGGCGGCTGCCGTACTCTGCTCTTATTCTCGGTTCATTGTTTGCACTGCGCGTTCAAAAGTAGCAAGAGTTTTGCCTTCCTCTCGCAACTGCTGCATGAAGGCCTTAAATGTGTCAAGCCTTTCACGATCAGCCAGGTCGAGCATCTTGCCATTTTCGTCGTACGTGGCAAAGTCCTGGGGATGTATTGTCACCACAGCCCAGCCTCTTGCATCAATGTCCGCATCAACGGCACTTTTCATCTCTTCAATAGTGCGCCATTGGTGGCTTCTTCCATCTGAGCCTGTAAAGCCATAGGTAGTGCTTTGCGGCATATGCATTATCCCCAAGGTATCGTTGGCTGGGGCATAGGGATTGGCATCTGCTTTGCTTGCACTAATGATTTCAAGGCCGGAAAGCTTTATCGCAATGAGAGTATTTGTGTCAAAGCCGTTGTAGGGCGGCAGGAAGACCTTGGCGCTCCTTCCCATGACAGATTCCATCTTTGCCTGTGCCTTGCTGATTGTTTCTTGCTGTTGCGGCGCGCTCAAAGTTGCATAGTCAACATGATCCCATCCATGAATACCATATTCAAAGAGCGAACCGCCCTCCTTTACTTTGTTAACGATGACCGGATCGCTTCCAAAGTGATTCATGACCATTCCGACAGACAGCGATGCAGAGTCGTTAATGAAAATGTCAAGCAATGCGATTTGAGGTTTTTGCTTCCAATAATCCTGTATGTCATCCACCCGGATGATTACGCAGTTGCAATTTGCGGCATTTGCATTTACAGGAGAGTGTTGTGCATGAGAAGGCAGCATGGCAGGCCCAGTTGCTAATAGCAGCATTGCTGCCGCAGCGACTACTGCCATCATCATCAGAATTTTCCTGAAATTCTGCACAGACGGATATCTTTCTGATCCACGGCTCATCAAGTCATTACTCTGGGGCGTAGGTCCGAATCCCACCGGGCTTTCCCGCAAATTACTTCTTCTATTTGTAGAACTTGCAACCCCTGAAATTCCTCGACAATACAGGACTTTAAAATCTCTTTAATATCCTACCTCCAGTATGTTATTGTGAAGCCGTCGGTCACCTCAAGGCCGCTTGGGGTAACAATCATCGCCATTCTAAACATCATCGGCGGCATTATCATGCTCTTTGCAGGCATAGGCCTTGTGGCTGCAGGCTCGCTGCTTCCCACTCTGTCAACTGTTGATCCAAACACAGCCGGCCAGATGGCGCTGGCCGGGCTAGCTGGAGCTGCCGGAGTGTTCATCGGAGGGGTCTTGATAATTTTAGGGATCGTGTCATTCATCGTTGCATGGGGCCTGCTCAAGGGAAAAGGCTGGGCATGGACTGTTACAGTCATCCTGTCAATCATCAGCATAGTGACCGGCATCGTTTCTCTGGCAGGCGGGAACGCGGGGAGCATTGTCAACGTCATAATATCTGGAATAATCATATACTACCTGTACAGGCCGCATGTCAAGGCGTACTTTGGAAAAACACATGCAAGCCTGGTCTAGAGAAAATAAAACCAATCAAGGAATAGCAGCAGCGGTAGCGCCGCATATGTGATTTTGCAGACATGCAAAGGAAGAAGAGGATTATTAGGCTGGACGGAGCTAGAAGGGGCTGCGACGCAATGACAAAGACCACCTCTAACGAGGCAGACGAACTAGAGATCAACAAGCTCATATCCCTTGGCGTGGACGCAGAATTTGCTAGGACGCTTCCCAGAGCGGCCCGGCGGCAGATATTGAAAGGCGTCCTGGGCCTTCAGAAACCATGAAAGATATAGGGGAGTAAGAGTGCGTCAGGCTTCTGACACGCGCACGCGCGTTTCGATATCCTCGGGCAGGCCGGCCACCCTGTAGCGGGCGTATTCTTCATAGGTAGGCGGGGCTGGATGCTTGAACTCGATCTTTTGGCCTTCCGTGACATTAAAGTACAGAACGTGCCCGTCATACCTTTCTGCCAGATACTTTGGAATATAGAATTTTTCCAGATCCACATGCCCCTTTTGGGTCAGAATATAGTGCTTCCCGATTTCCTGGACTTCGCCAAGATCTACATCTTTGGTTACGCCCCTAGCTTCCTTGCCTTTAAGCTCATTCCAGTCGACAAAGTTGGTTATGTCGGTCATGGGTACACTCCGTCCTTATCATATTAATGAGATACGCAAGGACCAGAGAGAAAGAGAACGCTACAAAAATCACGAATAGAGAAGAATCACGGTCGGGTTGCTTTCTGCAATCAAGACCAGGATTTTGCCGGAAATCGCGTTCTTGCAGCCAAAAACAGGTCAGGACACTTTTTGGCTCAGCTTGTAGCGCCGGACTATCTCCTTGTCGATCTCTTCGTGCTTTATCTCCTCTCCCCTTCTACCCGGCGTCCTCATTCCCTGTAGATTCACCTTTTTCCTTTCGTCTTCCAGCTCGACCTGTTTTTTCTTCCGCAGCTCCTGGGCATAGTTTTCCCGGAATACCTGTTCCGCATCGCTGTCTATTGCCATATCCTGCTACTACCCACCGCCACTACGGTTGCAGCCAAGGACTGATTAGGGTTTCTATTTTCTGTGCGCAGCAGGATAGTTTGATAAGCGGGAGCTGCTGCAATGAACATTGTGGCCAAGCTTATTGTCGAGTCGTACCAGA
The sequence above is drawn from the Nitrososphaera viennensis EN76 genome and encodes:
- the thiL gene encoding thiamine-phosphate kinase — encoded protein: MKKKRLDEKEIIRIFSQALGIADLDDVAKVGRNLVFKADMLVASTDVPPQMSPWQVARKSIVACASDLAAKGARPVAAMISLGLPEEITRTYVEELARGFQIASREFGVKIVGGDTNAARDLVIDCSMIGMTAADNRMPKRGGAKPGDVVVASGKFGYPASGLAVLLKGARAQGAFRAAAVDSALEPKPRQAFGITLARYFSSSIDSSDGLAASLHEIAVQSNVDIKVDYDAARADGVQEFARANGLDAHELVFHGGEEYEIVATMPKSLLPRARATAKKAGCDLHIIGSVKKKGTGRVTSGRRLLENRGYLHFS
- a CDS encoding phosphohexomutase domain-containing protein, with protein sequence MSISGARGIYGQDLTLHEAARFAGRFANLVKSGKCIVARDTRPSGPVLSQIVSASLMAAGIDVYNLGVASTPAAFREARKYGAGIIVTASHNPLEWNGLKFIIEGRGLFEKELEQMMLASSSSSSAAGRSAGREYPATASYVDDVAALVAAGSTGGAQVVGIDAGGGASCGYSERLFKKLGMKFQSINGIPGVSSRGPDPTADDLADLRTLVTANKLDLGFALDLDGDRLVVVNEKGEKLNPDATLLLCVARAVELGAKKFVTSIDTSVAIAKYVKERGGTVEHSKVGEANVVNKMLDTGAEAGGEGSSAGFIMPKFNMCRDGLLAAATIATLDRKAMMDCLSFASQFMQIRSKIAADSSLHARVIEKLPDALKAECSQMITGDGVKGIIDDDSWVLVRPSNTEHAIRVSVESRAEKAQSLYKKMSKKVQRVYEEEAAR
- a CDS encoding P-II family nitrogen regulator translates to MKELDIIIPHEHLNEVNSILHKHQVGGMYFTQITGRGRAKKEEMEVLVGPDRYKTGKRYVPEFGGRTIVTIIVPDQMEKPIVNDILSKIST
- the thsB gene encoding thermosome subunit beta gives rise to the protein MSVQQNTIPVVLLKEGTSETKGYQAQRNNITAAKTIAEIVRTSLGPRGMDKMLVDTLGDVTITNDGATILKEIDVQHPAAKMMVEISKATDSEVGDGTTSTVVLAGALLENAEELIAKNVHPTVIIEGYDRAAERAVAILREVADKVNIEDKDSLVKIAQTAMASKLVSFDEGHLSKLVVDAVLDVAEKAEERGSISDNLKVDIDNIKVEKKAGGSIRDTKLVKGIILDKEVVHGEMPKRIENARIALLNCPLEIEKTEFDAKISIESPEQMQKFLDEENSMLKSMVDKISSAGANVVVCQKGIDDMAQHYLAKAGILAVRRAKESDMNNLAKSTGGKVLANVEELAVDDLGYAKLVEERKIESDKWVFIEGCKNPRAVSILVRGGSQRVVDEAERSVHDAIMVVKDVLEYPYILVGAGAPEGLLSQRLREWSGSLSGRPQLAAEKFADSVERVAMVLAENAGMDSLDTQVQLRAKAGSAKPRFGIDIVNGKIADMSAKGIYEPLKVKEQVINAATEAACMILHVDDIVAAASPKQEGGTPTRSGAPDFQT
- a CDS encoding polysaccharide deacetylase family protein, translating into MMMAVVAAAAMLLLATGPAMLPSHAQHSPVNANAANCNCVIIRVDDIQDYWKQKPQIALLDIFINDSASLSVGMVMNHFGSDPVIVNKVKEGGSLFEYGIHGWDHVDYATLSAPQQQETISKAQAKMESVMGRSAKVFLPPYNGFDTNTLIAIKLSGLEIISASKADANPYAPANDTLGIMHMPQSTTYGFTGSDGRSHQWRTIEEMKSAVDADIDARGWAVVTIHPQDFATYDENGKMLDLADRERLDTFKAFMQQLREEGKTLATFERAVQTMNRE